The DNA segment TGCCATTTTGAATAGCTGAAAGTGAGTAGGTTGACCCACCAATAACATATTTGAACTCTCCAAATAATTTCCTTCTTTCCAGTGCTCCATCTGGATGGCCCAATACTAAGATTGCATGGATGGCCATCATattataaagattaataaagaacgCAAGCTTCTCTTCTCTAGACGAATCCGATATTTCCACTCTTTGAAGCTCTTCAACTATTCTCAGATACCTAAAACGATAAATTGTATAAGTAAAGAAATTCTAGAAATAACTGAATGTATTATCAATATTGCACGGCAAGTGTAAGTTCTAACGCAAGGAAAAAGACAGACAAGTTAAAGCAACCTTGCGAACTCCTCACTTCCATGTATACTTGTATAATCAATACGACGTCCATCTTCATAAACATAGGCTTCAAACATAGCATGAGACAGAAACCTCAATCTTGATGCAATTTCTGCTAAAGGCTTGAGCTTCAAGGTAATTATGCCCCTAGTAATGTTGTGACATTGTGATACCACAGTTGGGTCATCATCCAAAAACCGATACAAGTGATTTCCATCTTCAAATATATCCTCACTAAAGCAAAGCAAAAATCATTGAAAACGGGGGAAGGATTATCAAATCTGTAACAACTaacaaatcataattaaaacaatgGAAAATGGAAAACAAATAGAGTACTTGGACTCACTCAAGAAcattttgaaagaaaagttTGTCAGCAAGCTTTTGTGCAAACTCAACAGCCTATCACACCAGACAACAATTAGAAAGATAACAATGGCATTATGAAGCAAGAAATTGAATCTATGGTATATTTGGTGAATGATTTGTTCGAACATGTTATTGAAAATATATCAAGATCAAATTCGATGCAATAAATGATTACATACAACATACGAAGTCATAGATGGGTTAGGTATCACGCTTGAGGCTTAAGACAAAGCTTACCTCTGGCCTTTCCAAATATTGATCTTCTGATAAGAAGTCGATAGCTTCTGAGCTGAGAAAAGAGTTAGTGAACCTGCGCATTTTATACAGCCGATCCTTCACAGCAATAGATTCTTTCATTTTACGGACAATAATTGCCAATTCATCAAGTGGTCCACTACTGGACACATCATCCTCTCCAGAGAGAGGTGGTGATGGGGCTTCAAATAATGGTGCTTCAGTAATAAGAAAGTCAACCTTCTCATCAAGTTTACCAGACTCATCCAGGTTTTTTAGCTCATTCCAGCCTCCAATTAGTATTTCATTGAAAAAAACCTTGGGTACAGAAGCAGATCCAGAAATCTTTTCCAGCTCCATCTTTCTACCGGGGAACACATCTATGTTGATTTCAACATATCTAAGCCTTTTCATACGCAAAAATAGCCTAATTGCTTTAGATTCTTGGCACCCTAGTTTTGTGTACAGTATAATCCTTCCTTTCATGGCTATTGAGTCCCCCTGCTCAGTTTTGTTTTCCACACCAACATCAGATGACTTCTTGATGTAATGTAAGGGATTCCAGTCAAATTTCTCCACTGCCTTGTCAGACACCACTTTGGTTTCACCGACTTTTGGGATGTCTGAAACATCCTTACCTTCATCATCAGCATTATCCTCGGTACCTTCATCTCTTTTTCCAGAAAGGCGGCGCATCATGGTGGAGACTGCCACTGCACTCTTCTCCTTAACAAAATTCTTGAGAGCCACAGCCTTCTCAACCACACCTGGAGAATCCTGATCATTCAACCTACGGCCTGACATACTCCGGTTAGCTTCCATCCCTGGAACTTCTGTTCCATCAAATACAGGCTCCAAATTGTGGTCCTCGCTAGGAATTTCATCTGACTTATCAAATATCTGCGTTGATTCCCTATCAGCCACTTCTTTAGCCAAGTCACTCTGTCCAGAATTATTATCTATATTTGTTTCTTGATTTTTAGGCTCCAAATCTCCACCTGCACCCATCTTATCACCGGAATCCTCTTGCTTATCAGTACTGACTTCAGTTTCAGATTTGGTCTCTAAGTTTTCTGGTTGAGTTCCAGATTGCAAATTCCCACTCTCATCTTTTGTATTAGACCTTGCATCTTCCCCGTCATTTATCTGGTCTGATATATCATCCAATTTATCGTCTTCGTGATCAATTTTCTCAGCCTTTGCCTCCTTCGATTGTTTATCCTGATCAAGTTCCAAATCATCTACTCGCAGATTCTCAACAGCTTGAAAACCTGCTCCATTTGTCTCCACTAACTGTTGATTTTCCATGGCGAAAGCAAGCTAGAGTTCATACGATACGCTATAATCCAATCAATAGACCTACGGGAAATCAgacaacataaatataaattaattacgaCGCAGcgtaatataataacaaataaacaaCCGAAATCATCCTTTTGACGAATAACAAAAACCTGAATTATAGTTTTAGACGGCTACAGAGATTAAAAGAGTAAGAAAGTTGCAATAAGTAAGATTAAGCGTGAAAGTAACGGACTCATTATCAGATCACACAACACACTAACAGCAGCAAGACACGATTACCTTATTCCTGATCTATATTAGACAAATATGAGGAAATCTAAAAGAAAAGTGCTTCTTCCCGAACAATCCAAATCCAACCAAGGAgcaattaattatgaaatatcGAAAGCATAGCATAATAAGCAAGTATATGAATCAAGGAATGAATCGCATATAACatatgagaaaatgaaaagGGAGAAAGAACTTACGGTTACAGATCGGAAGGAAATTGGAAAACAAGATTGATGATGCGTTTTGTGAAGGGTTCGTTGACTGTGTTGAATAAATCATAAATGTGAAGTGTGTTACTGTTTGGGTCCGAAACATGAAATGAAACCGCAATTGACAGAGGGATAAGCGGGAAGTCCTCAGGGCGGCTGTGCCCGAAATTTTCGTTATAATTTTTCCACTCAACCTtatatttataacaattttatcatctagattctagaaagaaaaaaaaaaaaaacagatccCTCCTCATTTTCTTGCACCGTAAATTTTGGGATAATGTAATGGACAAAATCTTGAAATCTTCTATGAATCAATCAAactggaaaataaaatgaatgttaTTCACAATAATAACGTGTATTACgtgaatacttttttattttatggcattttaaaaagaaaatagaaagtatttaaaataaaataattttaaaatatatattatttttaatataagttatgataaaaatagaataattgtaaaaaaaattctcttccgatataagaaattttgaaataaaagaaaaagtaatttataatttttgaattatataaactaaattatttaaaaaaattaattttacctttcattttctctattaatactaataaagatataataatatatttactaaataaGGGAATCTCCTTTGTCTTTACTCTTTAATCAAACTATATCAAAGaatcttcaatttatttttctcacccgattattaattaattgcacggtcataaaaagagaaattattaGGTCTTTCATGACCATCACGATATTTATGATTACTACCAATAACTATGTGAGATATAAATGGTTTAATATTTTGAATGGATGAAAttctcttaaattaaaaaataatacaattattttttgttagataattacaaagtatatttttaattattcacgTGTGAGGGGATCAagaatgataattaattttttcgtaAAGTGTGGATAAGTAAATTTGATAATTACTtaatcacaataaaaaaaattaaaaaaaatcacgtgTAATTTGAAATGCCCCAAAACTGTAAATACTGGTGCCATGTGTAATTTGTTAGTACTTTTCTTGTAACACATCAATTTCGGTAGGTAGGCTGGTGGATTGATTTTAGTCGCATTCACGTGTTATAATATCTTGCTAATTGCCCTAAGCTTGATCCAAGGTTTGAATTTTTGCTATGGTTGCATTAAACAGTTTCTAAGACTCGGTAGCAATGCTGGAATTCTTGCTAGTATAAAAGCAATCCTAACACGCCTTAATTAGTATATTATCGTTTAAAAAAAACAGGGAGTGGGGGTATTGGACTCTTGgaccaattttttttgtatgtaaCTCTTGGACCATTATATATATTGCTTTAATGAATGATTTTCTTAGTTGACTGTAATTTTCGAATCAATCAACCACCCCTCTTGATAGCCATGTCCAAGTCAAGATATATTTATAACATTaagatgctatttttttttataaaaaaaaactagtatttAAGTAGCTTTATCAATAAAACTATCGTGATTATTTTTTGATGAGTATACATGACAGATTATAATTTGTCATTAGTTGGCTATCTAAAAATTCTCTAACTAATACATAcaccattttcttttaaattgaataaGGAGTGTATATTTTATAACACAAGTTGAGAACTCAAATCCACGACTTCTCGAATCCCCACTGAAATTGGCCGTTTGTTTTTAGAATACTTGGATGTGCAAACAAGAGACTGGACCGTACGGGTGCTTTTATAATCGAATTTTGCCAAAAAACACGCGGCAAATCATGctttagaaagaaaaacaaattaataactaacaactaataaaaTGTGAGGTGAAATcgtaaacaaaaacataatttgctttaaaaaaataagtgtatttttttttcttctacattTGACAAAATTAGATCTGCATCCAAATAGAAGCAACGTACAAATAACATCTTATGCGTTTTCCCTTGTTACTAATTTGAATTCTTGCTAGTCGCACGTATTGATCGTGAAAAGAAATACATGCTAAATGTTAAACATGGCTGAACTGATACGTCGTAGTTCAAGTTTTGGCAAGAGATTTGTAGCTAAAAATACTTTGCTTCTACTTTGTGAGAGTGACGATCGCTTATTGGATTGGTTttggaaaaaacaaaattgaatatcAACAATGATAAATGGGCAATTGCTTCATGCATCTATTTTTGCTTTCTGCACCTCTCAAAACAGACAAAAATACCCAGCCACCCAACACCACGGCGCCCCACCTAAACCTAACCCCCCAGCACCACTGCTACACGCAAACACCACCAGCACTATCCAACGCTACCGTCAACAACTGTAGTGCAAGGAAGAAGGCACAAATGGAGTTGAGGACACAAGAGACGTGTAAAACATGACCCATTTCAAATACTTGAAGCCagaattatgtaattttttttatacttccagaaattaaatttagtcaaattcaaccaaaatttattaatatagtcATTTGAATATGTTTAAATGTATGAACTTGGTAAATATTGTGAGAAAATAAGTCACAAGTATACATTTTCTTGTAATTCATGTTTTGAATGGCTTAAACGGAAAAAACGCATAAATACACTAATTCTCTTAGATTTTCAATGTAGGAAAAATTAGCAGTGTGGAATGCTTCAAATTTTGAACTCGAGCTTCAACATTTCCTTTTTACTTAGGTCACAAATCAGATTCTAAGAATGTGACTGAGGTGATTTTGGTTTCTATAGAAAGCTTAAACATAAGATTgtcttatcataaaaaaatttggatTTTAAGTTGAAGTGGACGTGTTGTCCTAACAACAATGACATAGGTGCAATGTTTTAACTATAACTCTAGTTGTAGACATCTAAATGACATGAAaaatatgacattttttaaggataaaattttCTATAACTTTGCGAAGGATATCAAATTGGAAGTCAATCATGTAGAGAGCATGGAGGATGAAAAATCAAGAACGAAATTACACACACTCACTTGACAAGTTGTGCTGGGtgtcaaatgacctttttgtcTGACTAGTAAGGatgttggggggggggggggggaagagtACTTCTCCGCTCCCTGTCTCGGTCCCCTTGTCCCTGATTCTCGTTGTAGAGGATTTTTTCCCTTGTCCCCATCTCATCCTTGTGGggtcttgatttttttaaaaaaaaatatgaattttaaattctaatataaataaatttttaaaaaataaattaaaaagtctCACCAACataatattcaaattcaaataatccACATATTGTTAAACTCAAATAAACAAACATGAACaagtttaatttgaaataatacaAACATAATGTTCAATAATAATGCAAATAGTTCAAACTAGAACTAtattattgtaatattttaaacaaccaTCAAGTTTCCCGTTCTTCTATCTAGCAACCAATAAGTCTAAAGTCCTTCATTCAACAACCAACATGTCAACAACACTTTAATGTTGCAAGTCAGTaaactaatataatatattagtatatatCCATTACCTCACTATTATCAACGAGAAACTAAACATGAACTTTTGTTGTCAGTGTATCGCACTCATCATTCTGCTACAAGTAACAATTTATGGCAAAAAAGACAAGAAGAAATAAACAAGGAAACAGTTGAGTCCCAAATTATATATTGTCAATGATGGACCATCGCCATAACTTATAATATTATCCACGAccattaattcacaaaaaaaatgatctttcaaataaataaagaaatccACGATAATCAAAAACATGAAAGTAAACTTGggtttgaattgaaaactcaaattcaagCAATCAACTAgtcaaagaaaatagaagattaAAACTTTCAAATGTAAAATGTAATTCTGAAATGATCAAGCAAAACCATagaaaaaaaagcaataaagcGATGTGTAGCTAACAAATCCATTAGCAGGAAGAGAGTAGCTAACACTTACATTCTAAGGTGACCGGCAACGAGTGGTGACGAGAGTGGGTGATGATGGTGTGATTTGGGAAAAAGTGAACGGTGTAACGCAGTTTAAGGTGAAAAGTGAAATAAACGAGTTATTTAATggtttaaattttgagagagactgagttgttacttgttaaaatttcttaaaatataagaataattttataactttttcaaaCAAGGAACCCGTGGGACTGAAGGAATGATCCCCGTCCCTGTCTCAATTGTGTCTGTGGCAAAATATTTATCCTCGTCTCTATGGGCGAAAAATTCTCTATATGCGGGGTCTCAAACAGGACACTTCCCACGAGAATCTTGTTTACAGTACAAATTGATACCTCTACTGGTGAGTCCAAGCTTTGGTTTTTGGCAAATTTCTTATTATTGTTGTGTTTTGTTCGATGATACCTGAATCACAATTCACAACCTCTCCTAGTGTCGCGCCATGTGAATTTGTGACAAACTGACAATACTAATAGTACATGCCTTACACATTTTCTTTGCAACACATGCACGTTttgcataatttttattacCATATGATATACGTACGTGTGACACATATGTTAGCTACGGAACACACGTGTTCAAACCATTGCAACCcaataatatgtttttattagcgttttaattaattttttttaatatcaatttggTCAAAAGCCCCAAGCATCGGCGGATCCAGGTCATAGGATGCGAGGAATATTGTTCtcacaagatttttttaattgatctccactcacataataaataaaattatccccATAGAAAAATAGATATTgcccataaaataaaaattgttttaatatgaatgtaaaaaaatataagaaataaaaaaaaagaataaattaatactaatcttatttctttattcctttaatttttataatatagacaataaaaaaactaaaaaatatttttaaagtataaaaatacataaaaaataattataatctgtaaaaatataaatattttagatttttttatcataatattacatattttatgataattggtaatattttttaatgataatattataaactattttttattttccactaAAAAAATTTCTGAATCGATCACAGTTCCAAGCAACCTTTGTCTTTTTACCAAGGTTTAGGAGCTacattaacttattttttaagttatccCAATTTTGAGACTCTTTTAAAGTAATGGAGAGACACCTCAGTAAGTGGGGATggtaagaaaagtaaaataccACTCGTCGAGAGAAGAAATGGATAAAATAAAGTGCAATAGCAAAGTAAAAGTTCCGCAGAACGACCTACCTTGTTTTATCACATGTTCATGTTCCCTATCCATAAAATCTGAACATAGATCTTTCCGTTTGCACAGTCATATATGATTCAAACAAAGGATTTGATATTACCAAGtgcatgaattaataaaatgataGTAGTTTTTAGTTTGtaattatattgaatattttttaattttttataataattttaattcactcaattattattattgttattttctataaaagatatctatagtttatatttttgtattaattactCGAACTATGGACGGATATATTGCCCAAAAAAACgtgttattaaattttatttttttaaagtttgaaaaagttttttggcatattttgtttcttaatatatgtatattggtattgaatataaaaaattaatatataatatttttagttattttaatatagttttagtataaaaatatgtcTTTCGAAAatagtctctttttttttcgttttaaatccatttatttaataaaaataaattttttttagtagtatcTCACCGAAATAACTTTTACAAGggctaaaaataataaagatggattaataacaaaaacaacGTAGTTTcagcaataaaaatatattagttcatttttaaaaatacaatattttaaatacaggtaaaaatgaaattactatttttatttgtttatgtttACCAcgtaatttgaaaagaaaatatttttcaatattcccctattataattttttatttattttttcaaatgattttattaatttctagtttatttgaatttagaatattgacattataatttttaatgtaaattttttttaagaaaatcaaattgaatatctctgtgtgtgagtgtgtattaaaaaaattataacctaatttaaaaacaagatttccaatttttatttattaggtaaattttatatttaattttttaataaaccagaatagttttttcttcttttattgattttaattgtttaagaaaaaaaggaaaggaggaaACATTGccattattgcttttacttatTTCGTTGCTTTTGAAGAattcttaaaaaagaaattaatatatttttaaaataaaaatcttataagaaattgaaaaaaaagaagaaaaaaaagagtggggGATGAACAATGACAGTATGCCACACAACCACAGTGAAGGGGACGTtgacttcttttcttttaagcTTTAAAGCTAATAGATACTTTGGAGTACAGCATGGACTTTGTCATATATTAACATGCGTTtacgatttatttatttagtcataTCAGGTTTAGCTTCGTCACAAAGAAATTATGTTCCTAAATAAATTGGCCAAGTAACTTGAGCGACCCACAAACTACATTGCCTTCTCATAGTGGAGAAAATTTTAAAGTGCTTCTCTGACCATA comes from the Glycine soja cultivar W05 chromosome 6, ASM419377v2, whole genome shotgun sequence genome and includes:
- the LOC114415356 gene encoding uncharacterized protein LOC114415356, with product MENQQLVETNGAGFQAVENLRVDDLELDQDKQSKEAKAEKIDHEDDKLDDISDQINDGEDARSNTKDESGNLQSGTQPENLETKSETEVSTDKQEDSGDKMGAGGDLEPKNQETNIDNNSGQSDLAKEVADRESTQIFDKSDEIPSEDHNLEPVFDGTEVPGMEANRSMSGRRLNDQDSPGVVEKAVALKNFVKEKSAVAVSTMMRRLSGKRDEGTEDNADDEGKDVSDIPKVGETKVVSDKAVEKFDWNPLHYIKKSSDVGVENKTEQGDSIAMKGRIILYTKLGCQESKAIRLFLRMKRLRYVEINIDVFPGRKMELEKISGSASVPKVFFNEILIGGWNELKNLDESGKLDEKVDFLITEAPLFEAPSPPLSGEDDVSSSGPLDELAIIVRKMKESIAVKDRLYKMRRFTNSFLSSEAIDFLSEDQYLERPEAVEFAQKLADKLFFQNVLDEDIFEDGNHLYRFLDDDPTVVSQCHNITRGIITLKLKPLAEIASRLRFLSHAMFEAYVYEDGRRIDYTSIHGSEEFARYLRIVEELQRVEISDSSREEKLAFFINLYNMMAIHAILVLGHPDGALERRKLFGEFKYVIGGSTYSLSAIQNGILRGNQRPPYNLKKPFGVKDKRLTVALPYPEPLIHFALVYGTRSGPALRCYSPGNIDEELLDAARNFLRNGGIAVDLTAKAVNASKILKWYSIDFGKNEVEVIKHVSNYLDSADSEVLLDLLATSELKVTYQPYDWGLNC